The Mycolicibacterium flavescens genomic interval CGTAACAACACCGTCCTTGACCTTGCGGTACGGCGTCTCGATGAAGCCGAACGGGTTCACCCGCGCGTACACCGACAGCGAGCCGATCAGGCCGATGTTCGGACCCTCCGGAGTCTCGATCGGGCACATGCGACCGTAGTGCGAGGGGTGCACGTCGCGGACCTCGAGGCCGGCGCGCTCACGGGACAGCCCGCCGGGACCCAGCGCCGACAGGCGGCGCTTGTGGGTCAGACCCGACAGCGGGTTGTTCTGGTCCATGAACTGCGACAGCTGGCTGGTGCCGAAGAACTCCTTGATCGCGGCCACGACGGGACGGATGTTGATCAAGGTCTGCGGCGTGATCGCCTCGACGTCCTGCGTCGTCATGCGCTCACGCACGACGCGCTCCATCCGCGACAGGCCGACCCGGATCTGGTTCTGGATCAGCTCGCCGACGGTGCGCAGACGACGGTTGCCGAAGTGGTCGATGTCATCGACCTCGACGGGAACCTCGACACCACCCGGAACGGTCATCGTCTTATCGCCCTGATGCAGGCGCACCAGGTACTCGATGGTGGCGACGACGTCCTCTTCGGTCAGCGTGGTCGCCGTGGTCTGTTCCGGATTCTCGGTGATGCCCAGCTTCTTATTGACCTTGTAGCGGCCGACGCGGGCCAGGTCGTAGCGCTTCTCCTTAAAGAACAGGTTCTCCAGCAGGGTCTGCGCGGACTCCTTGGTCGGCGGCTCGCCCGGGCGCAGCTTGCGGTAGATGTCGAGCAGCGCCTCGTCGGTTCCGGCGGTGTTGTCCTTCTCCAGCGTCGACATCATGATCTCGGAGAAGCCGAACCGCTCCGTGATCTGCTCGCTGGTCCAACCGAGCGCCTTGAGCAGCACGGTGACCGGCTGACGGCGCTTGCGGTCGATGCGCACCCCGACGGTGTCGCGCTTGTCGACGTCGAACTCCAGCCACGCACCGCGGCCGGGGATCACCTTGACGCTGTGCAGCGTCTTCTCGGTGGACTTGTCGATGTTCTCGTCGAAGTAGACGCCCGGCGAGCGGACCAGCTGGCTCACCACGACACGCTCGGTGCCGTTGATGATGAACGTGCCCTTCTCGGTCATCATCGGGAAGTCGCCCATGAAGACCGTCTGGCTCTTGATCTCACCGGTGTTGTTGTTGATGAACTCCGCGGTGACGAACAGCGGCGCCGCGTACGTCATGTCCTTGTCTTTGCACTCGTCGACGGGGGCCTTGACCTCGTCGAAGCGCGGATCGGAGAAGGACAGCGACATCGAGCCGGAGAAGTCCTCGATCGGGCTCAGCTCGGAGAGCACCTCTTCGAGGCCACCAACGGGGTTCTCCTCGCCGCGCTCCTTGGCCTTCTCACGCCAGGCCTCGGAGCCGATCAGCCATTCGAAAGACTCGGTTTGAACGTCAAGAAGCCCGGGAACCTCGAGGGGCTCACGGAGCTTTGCAAAGGAAATTCGGTTTGGTGCTCCGGGGACGGAGTTTTTAGTAGCTTCTGCTGTCTTGCTTGGGCGGGACCCTGCCAAGATGCATCCTTCCAGCACCTCATGCGACTATCGTCCCGGTAGACCACCGGTCCGTTTCGTCGCGATATCTGCGTCGGTTCGGCTGGCCACTCACGACCACAAACTTCCCGAACGCACGGCACGCGACTAGATCACTGAGCTGGGCTCAGGCTAGGACATCGGTGTCAGGTGCGGGTTTAGGTGGGCAGGATGCAGCCAGCGCAACGTCCAACAGTACCGCAGGACGGCGTATTCCTCAACATCCGCAAAACATCCACAACCCAACCGCATGTATGGCACGCATCGGGGCGCTGGCTGGCGACTCGATCCTTCTCATACGTCCATACATTGCTGCAGAACAGATTGGCCCCTCGGCGGCTTCCCGTCAAGAGATAACACGGGTTGTTGTGGAGTTTTGCGTCAGGCGGCGATCGCGTTGCTGCAGTGCCCGGACCCGGTCGAGCCCACCGATTCGCGGACGCATACCGGATCCATAGAGAACAAGCCGTCGGCCAACGGCATGAACGGCTCCAGGAAGTTCAGCAGGAACGGCTTGGTCAGGGTGTTGGGCAGCGCGACCACGGTGGCCCTGCCCGCCGGGGTGTCGAAGCTGTACTGCTCGCCGGGCTGCAGGTAGACGCCCTCCTTGGCCCCCTCCGGGTCGAACATGTCGTTGACCCAACCGACCATCAGCATCTGCGCGGCCGCGGAGTTCTCGGGGCGCGAGAACCCGGCGACCAGCTCCTGCGCGAACTGAATCAGTGGATTGCCGCCCCGCATGGCGTCGACGTGTGAGCCGTTGACGAGCGTTACGCCGACGAATTGGCCGGGCCGCGCCGCAAGGGTCGCGTCGAGGCCGGCGCCGAAGTTGTTCCACATGTAGACCGGCGCGGCGAGCTGATAGATCGGGATATCCTGCGGAACCTTCCTCAGCGACTCCGTCATCACCGCCGGGTCGCCGAGCGCGACACCGTCGAGCAGCACCACCCCGGCGAGCCGGTCGACGGTTTGCTTGTCGACCATGTAGCCGGCCACGCCCGAGACGGCACCGCCGCCGAGCGAGTGGCCCATCAGCACGACGCGATCCGGGATCGGGCCGGAATAGCCGGCGGCGCGCGCGCTCTCGAGCAACGCGGTGTTCTCGTCGTCGAACAGTCCCGCCATCGCCTCGTGCATCGGCGCACCTCCCAGCCAGCATCCGTCGAGAGCGAAGAAGTTCGAGCTGACCGACGGCGCGACCACGATGCTGTTGGTGCGTTCCGCCAGCGCGGCCGCGGTGTGGCTGTACCACGGGGCGCTGGCGAGGAAGCCGTGCTGCAGATAGACCAGCCGATCAGGCGGTGGCGCGCCTTCGGCTGTCTGCGGGATGTACCAGTCGGCGGGCACCTCCACCCCTTCCCCTTCGGCGCATGCGCAGTCGATTCGCAGCGTCGAGGAGCGCACGGTGACCGTGCTGTTGGGCGGCAGGATCGGCGGGCCGCCCAGGAGCCGGGTCGCGACGGCGTAGAGGTCGAACACGATCGTGCCGATCACCCGCAGGATGAGCGGGATCTGGGGTGCGGTCGCGGTGGTCACCGCCGGTGGCGCCGACGCGAAGGCCACCGCGTGCACACCGATTTCCTCGGTGTCCTCGACGACGGTGGCGGCCGGCTGTTCGAGGACGACCGCAGTGCGTTCCTCGGCGGCGGCCGGGTCGACGGTGCGGTCGATTTCGGCGACGAGCGCGGCCTTCTTGACGGCCGTGTCTTCGGTGGGGCCGGTGGTGGTTTCCCGGGTGGCGGTGGCGGCGTTCGGAGAGAGCACGGCCGTCGCCCGCTGGTCTGTGTGGTCACGGTTCGAGCGTGACGTCGCGACCTCTTCGATCACCTCGGCGTCGGTCGTGGGTACCTCGTTCGCGGAATCGTCGACCACCGGTTGCTCGGTCACGGGCTGCTCGACCACCGGCTGCTCCACCACGGCGTCGGTGGCCGGAGAATCGTCGGTGACCGTGGCGGCCATTTCGGCGTCCTTTGCCTCAGCTGTTGCGGTGTCGGCGTCTTTCGGCGTCGCCGCGGGCCTATTCCGGTCGGCGCTCCGGTCCGCCTCGTCGGTGGCGTCGGAACTCTTCGCATCCTTCGTGTCGTCGGGCGCCTTCGCGCCGACGCGGGTGCGTGGCGCGACGCCGGTCGTGCGCGCGGTGGCTGCGTTCGAGGCCCGGGACGAGGCGGTGCTTGCCGACGATTCGCCGGCGGCCGAATCCTTCGCACTGTCAGCGGAATTCGACGACTCGGAGGACGCGGACCCACCGCCATCCGACGACGAACCGTCGTCGGCGATCGCCGCACCCGCACCGGCGAGGATTGCCACCGACAGTCCCGCGGTGACGACACCCGCTCTCAACCACACCAGAAACCGGTCGACCATGACCTCTCCCGCTCGACGACGGGAGAAAGATAACGGGTTTGCTGGCCGCGAACCGGCCTTATGCGAAAGTTTGCGCGTGCCGGGATGGCGCGACCACCGAGGCGACCCGCTCGACACGCACCGGGACACCGGTCAACCGGGCCATCCCGGCCAGGCTCTCGATATCGGCCGGATCGCTGGACATCAACAGGTTGACATTGGCGCCGCCCGCGTCGTTGGCGACCCGCCAGCCGGCCGTGCCCTTGTGTCCCCAACCATGCGGGACCGCAATCACGGAGGCCACGATGTCCTTGGTGGCGGTGACCGCAACCTCGATCTGGCCGTGCGGCGAGGTGATCCGGACGGTGTCGCCGTCGACGATGCCGGCGGCTGTCGCGTCGTCGACGTGCATGAGCGCTCGGTGCGTACGTTCACCGCGCATCAGGAGCGGCGAGTTGTGCATCCACGAGTTCTCCGACCGCGCCTCACGCATGCCGATCAGCCGCATCGGATAGCCGTCGGCGACGCGGCGACGCGACAGCTTGTCGACCTCGGCGGCGATCTCGTCGTGGCGCAGGCGCACCAGGCGGCCGCGGTAGACGACGATGTCCCGCAGCACGCCGGCCCGCAGATGGTCCGCCAGCACGACGCCGTGCGGACGGTTGCCGGTGAGTTTGGCGAAGCTCAATCCGCGCCGCAGGCCAAACCGGTCCCCGCCCTCGGCCAACCGGATCACGGCATCGGCGAGCGTCCGCGGGGTGAGTTGAACACGAAACGCCGACAACACCTTTCGCACACCGGCAAGCATCGTGAGGCCGGGCGTCGACCGCCACATCCTGGCGGTGAGATCGTCGATGATCTCCCACTCTGGGCGGGCCTGGCCCACCGGAGCGACGACGGCCTCGGTGGCTTGCCGGAACGGTGTGGGTTGCAGCGTCTGGAACGGCAGCGGGAAGTCGTCGCGTTCGTACATCGACGTCGCGGGCAGCACGTAATCGCAGTGCGCCAGCGTCTCGTTGAGGTAGAGGTCGATCCCGACCATCAGCTCCAGGGACTCCAACGCGGTCTCGAATTCGTCGCCGTTGGGCACGGAAAGCACTGGGTTGCCCGCACCGACGAACAAGGCCCTGACCTGTCCGCGTCCCGGCGTGGCGATCTCCTTGGCCATCACGCCCGCGGGTTCGGAACCGAGGACGGAGGGAAATCCGCCGATGCGTGACCGTTTGCGGGTGTAGACGGTGCGCAGTAGTGCCCCGCCGGCCTTGTTGAGCCACCGCTCCCCCGGCATGCCGAGCCGGCCGAACATGCTGCCGCCCGCCACGTCGAGATTGCCGGCCACCAGGTTGACGGCATCCAGCAGATACGTCGTCAGCGTCCCGTTCTCGCCGATGCTGGTGCCGACACGTCCGTACACCGCTGCCCGTTCGGTCCCGACCAGGTCGCGGGCCAGCGTGCGGACGGTGTCGGGGTCGATCCCGGTGTGCGCCTCGGTGACTTCGGGGTTGAACGGTTCGGCCAGCCGCTCGAGCCACTCCGCGCCGTTCGCTTGCTCCGCGAGGCGTCGGCGGTCGGCCAGGTTCTCACCGAACATCACATGCAATAAGGACAGCAGCAGGTAGGCGTCGCCGTCGGGGACGATGCCCAGCCACTCGAACTGCGCCGCCGTCTCGGTCCTGCGGGGATCGACGACCAGCACGCGGCCACCCCGCTTGACGATGTCGTGCATGCGGTCCCGGATCCGCGGCGCGGTGAGCACGCTGCCGTGTGAGATGACGGGGTTGGCGCCGATGACCACGAGGAAGTCGGTGCGCAACACATCGGGTACGGGCAGCGCAAGCGGCGACCCGTACAGCAACTGGCTGGCGACGAAGCGGTTGTTCACGTCCTGCGAGCCTGCGGTGAACACGTGCAGGCCCCGGCCGGGACCGCCGCGCAGACCGAGGCCGAATCCACCCATCAGCATGCTCAGGCTCAGCGTGTATGAGTAGCTGAACGCACCCGGGTTGCCGAAATACCAGCCGATCGCGCCCGCCCCGTGCCTGCGGTGGATCTCGGTGAGCCGACCAGCGATGTCGGTCATCGCCTCGTCCCAGCTAACGGGTTCGAAGCCTCCTTCGGATGTGGGGGCACCACCCGCTTGCGGGGGACCGCTTGCGCGAAGACCGTCAGCGCGAGCGCGTCGCCGCAGTGGCGTGGTGACCCGGTCGGGGTCGTTGACCACCTCGGTGAAGGCGATGCCCTTCTGGCAGGCGAATCCCGACGAGACGGGATGGTTCTTGTCGGGGCGCAGTTCGATCAGCCGGCCGTCCTCGACGGTCGCGATCATGCCGCACAGCGGTTCGCAGATCCGGCAGAACGTCGGATGATATTCGCGCG includes:
- the psrA_2 gene encoding anaerobic dehydrogenase, typically selenocysteine-containing is translated as MTREYHPTFCRICEPLCGMIATVEDGRLIELRPDKNHPVSSGFACQKGIAFTEVVNDPDRVTTPLRRRARADGLRASGPPQAGGAPTSEGGFEPVSWDEAMTDIAGRLTEIHRRHGAGAIGWYFGNPGAFSYSYTLSLSMLMGGFGLGLRGGPGRGLHVFTAGSQDVNNRFVASQLLYGSPLALPVPDVLRTDFLVVIGANPVISHGSVLTAPRIRDRMHDIVKRGGRVLVVDPRRTETAAQFEWLGIVPDGDAYLLLSLLHVMFGENLADRRRLAEQANGAEWLERLAEPFNPEVTEAHTGIDPDTVRTLARDLVGTERAAVYGRVGTSIGENGTLTTYLLDAVNLVAGNLDVAGGSMFGRLGMPGERWLNKAGGALLRTVYTRKRSRIGGFPSVLGSEPAGVMAKEIATPGRGQVRALFVGAGNPVLSVPNGDEFETALESLELMVGIDLYLNETLAHCDYVLPATSMYERDDFPLPFQTLQPTPFRQATEAVVAPVGQARPEWEIIDDLTARMWRSTPGLTMLAGVRKVLSAFRVQLTPRTLADAVIRLAEGGDRFGLRRGLSFAKLTGNRPHGVVLADHLRAGVLRDIVVYRGRLVRLRHDEIAAEVDKLSRRRVADGYPMRLIGMREARSENSWMHNSPLLMRGERTHRALMHVDDATAAGIVDGDTVRITSPHGQIEVAVTATKDIVASVIAVPHGWGHKGTAGWRVANDAGGANVNLLMSSDPADIESLAGMARLTGVPVRVERVASVVAPSRHAQTFA
- a CDS encoding Lipocalin family protein, with translation MVDRFLVWLRAGVVTAGLSVAILAGAGAAIADDGSSSDGGGSASSESSNSADSAKDSAAGESSASTASSRASNAATARTTGVAPRTRVGAKAPDDTKDAKSSDATDEADRSADRNRPAATPKDADTATAEAKDAEMAATVTDDSPATDAVVEQPVVEQPVTEQPVVDDSANEVPTTDAEVIEEVATSRSNRDHTDQRATAVLSPNAATATRETTTGPTEDTAVKKAALVAEIDRTVDPAAAEERTAVVLEQPAATVVEDTEEIGVHAVAFASAPPAVTTATAPQIPLILRVIGTIVFDLYAVATRLLGGPPILPPNSTVTVRSSTLRIDCACAEGEGVEVPADWYIPQTAEGAPPPDRLVYLQHGFLASAPWYSHTAAALAERTNSIVVAPSVSSNFFALDGCWLGGAPMHEAMAGLFDDENTALLESARAAGYSGPIPDRVVLMGHSLGGGAVSGVAGYMVDKQTVDRLAGVVLLDGVALGDPAVMTESLRKVPQDIPIYQLAAPVYMWNNFGAGLDATLAARPGQFVGVTLVNGSHVDAMRGGNPLIQFAQELVAGFSRPENSAAAQMLMVGWVNDMFDPEGAKEGVYLQPGEQYSFDTPAGRATVVALPNTLTKPFLLNFLEPFMPLADGLFSMDPVCVRESVGSTGSGHCSNAIAA